A single genomic interval of Desulfovibrio intestinalis harbors:
- a CDS encoding sigma-54-dependent Fis family transcriptional regulator, giving the protein MCVEQYDAELQCEADGCRGKIITLLLRVGKLLSEQNDIVAALDSLLSYMRRHMGMQRATINLLHRESGHVFAYRSMGMTPSEQDRGVYHVGEGITGKVVENATPIVLRRIGSEPDFLNRTGTIMLDSDKDMSFICVPIHLGRKVLGAISASRLYQSDEALRKHVNILSVMAQMLAHAVELYLVENIDRVEWEKRTRLLLSDLKERFHPDNMIGISRPMQEVYELIHKASPTRVTVLLLGESGVGKEMVANALHYGGLRPGGPFIKCNCAALPESIVESELFGHEKGSFTGASFRKGRFEEADGGTIFLDEVGELSLPVQAKLLRLLQERQFERVGGNRSISVDIRIIAATNRDLSEMVAQGAFREDLYYRLNVFPVMIPPLRQRGDDVIALAEYFMNYYAKEAEKNITGIATSAMNLLVRHNWPGNVRELENVIHRAVILAEDEILHAHDLPLSLQPQTSSGKGQPPNLENRLASIEYDMLVETLRRCQGNMSKAAEALGLTRRTMGLRMKRFNLNYKQFRVSA; this is encoded by the coding sequence ATGTGTGTCGAACAATATGACGCAGAGCTTCAGTGCGAGGCTGACGGGTGCAGGGGAAAAATCATCACCCTGCTCCTGCGGGTAGGTAAACTGCTTTCCGAGCAGAATGACATTGTGGCGGCCCTGGACAGTCTGTTGTCCTACATGCGGCGGCATATGGGCATGCAGCGCGCCACCATAAACCTGCTGCACAGGGAATCAGGGCACGTTTTTGCCTACCGCAGCATGGGCATGACCCCCTCAGAGCAAGACAGGGGGGTATATCACGTCGGCGAAGGCATCACCGGCAAGGTAGTGGAAAATGCCACGCCCATTGTCCTGCGGCGCATCGGCAGCGAACCGGACTTTCTGAACCGCACCGGAACCATCATGCTGGACAGCGATAAGGACATGTCCTTTATCTGCGTGCCCATCCACCTGGGCCGCAAGGTTCTGGGCGCCATCAGCGCAAGCCGCCTGTACCAGAGTGATGAGGCACTACGCAAGCATGTGAACATTTTAAGCGTTATGGCCCAGATGCTGGCTCATGCCGTTGAGCTGTACCTTGTGGAAAACATAGACCGTGTGGAATGGGAAAAACGCACGCGCCTGTTGCTCAGTGACCTGAAGGAGCGGTTTCATCCCGATAATATGATCGGTATCTCCCGCCCCATGCAGGAAGTTTATGAGCTTATCCACAAGGCTTCACCCACCAGGGTGACTGTACTCTTGCTGGGTGAAAGTGGCGTGGGCAAGGAAATGGTAGCCAATGCCCTGCATTATGGCGGCCTGCGGCCCGGCGGCCCCTTCATCAAATGTAACTGTGCCGCCCTGCCCGAAAGCATCGTGGAAAGCGAGCTTTTTGGTCATGAAAAAGGCTCATTCACAGGGGCCAGTTTTCGCAAGGGACGCTTTGAAGAGGCTGACGGCGGCACTATTTTTCTGGACGAAGTGGGCGAACTCTCGCTGCCCGTGCAGGCCAAACTGCTGCGCCTGCTGCAAGAGCGCCAGTTTGAGCGTGTGGGCGGCAACCGCAGCATCTCCGTCGATATCCGCATCATTGCCGCAACCAACCGCGATCTTTCCGAAATGGTGGCTCAAGGCGCTTTTCGCGAAGATCTATACTACCGCCTGAACGTCTTTCCCGTCATGATTCCCCCGCTTCGCCAGCGCGGAGACGACGTGATCGCCCTGGCCGAATACTTCATGAACTACTATGCCAAAGAGGCGGAGAAAAACATTACGGGCATCGCCACATCAGCAATGAACTTGCTGGTGCGGCACAACTGGCCCGGCAATGTGCGTGAGCTTGAAAACGTCATTCACCGCGCGGTGATTCTGGCTGAAGACGAAATTTTGCATGCCCACGACCTGCCACTATCTTTGCAGCCGCAAACATCCTCCGGTAAAGGGCAGCCCCCCAATCTGGAAAACAGGCTGGCGTCCATTGAATACGATATGCTGGTGGAAACCCTGCGCAGATGCCAGGGCAACATGAGCAAGGCCGCCGAAGCTCTGGGGCTTACGCGGCGCACAATGGGGCTGCGCATGAAGCGCTTCAACCTAAATTACAAACAGTTTCGCGTGAGCGCGTAA
- a CDS encoding pyridoxamine 5'-phosphate oxidase family protein → MQARMKEHQLTADQIVALLDKAHVGHLGTVDEKGFPYVTPVHFVHLDDSIYFHGLAKGRKLANLVAYPKVCFEIEGGYSYIQAETPCDTNTEYQSVIITGRAATVDSLDQKIRALEAIVAKYTPQHSGKSFPASMLQMTAVVEITIIEITGKYYA, encoded by the coding sequence ATGCAGGCGCGCATGAAGGAACACCAGCTCACGGCAGATCAGATCGTAGCCCTTCTGGACAAGGCCCATGTGGGGCATCTTGGCACTGTGGACGAAAAGGGCTTTCCCTATGTAACGCCCGTACACTTCGTCCATCTTGACGACAGCATATACTTTCACGGTTTGGCAAAGGGCCGCAAGCTCGCCAATCTTGTCGCCTATCCCAAAGTCTGCTTTGAAATTGAAGGCGGGTACAGCTACATCCAGGCCGAAACTCCGTGCGATACCAACACAGAGTATCAAAGCGTCATCATCACGGGCAGAGCCGCAACCGTGGATTCTTTGGACCAGAAAATCCGCGCCCTTGAAGCCATCGTAGCCAAGTATACACCGCAGCACAGCGGCAAAAGTTTTCCGGCCAGCATGCTGCAAATGACGGCCGTGGTTGAGATCACCATTATTGAAATTACCGGGAAGTACTATGCCTAG
- a CDS encoding gamma-glutamylcyclotransferase family protein, whose product MDITASFDRYGRKDKQYYFAYGSNMHPAQVGTRCTAPHAVCTACLADHKLAFYGRNRVWDGGMETVVPAPGREVWGVLYELSFGDSLSLDMWGHARLDGGGVYFHYPVLLLDGAGNEHAAVLYKKDVLGKPVPPSSEYMAFIMEAARQRALPPRYLQILETMESTPARYEVPRAEKQLRGVLVEATCRECAG is encoded by the coding sequence ATGGATATCACCGCCAGCTTTGACCGCTACGGGCGCAAGGACAAGCAGTACTACTTCGCCTACGGCTCCAATATGCATCCCGCCCAGGTCGGCACACGCTGCACCGCGCCCCACGCGGTCTGCACCGCCTGCCTGGCAGATCACAAGCTGGCTTTTTATGGGCGCAACAGGGTTTGGGACGGCGGTATGGAAACCGTCGTTCCGGCCCCGGGGCGCGAAGTTTGGGGCGTACTGTACGAGCTGAGCTTCGGCGACAGCCTGAGCCTGGACATGTGGGGGCATGCGCGGCTGGACGGCGGCGGAGTTTATTTTCATTACCCCGTGCTTTTGCTCGACGGCGCAGGCAATGAGCATGCGGCAGTGCTGTACAAAAAGGATGTGCTCGGCAAGCCTGTGCCACCCAGCAGCGAATATATGGCGTTCATTATGGAGGCGGCCCGCCAACGAGCCCTGCCGCCCCGGTATCTGCAAATTCTGGAAACTATGGAAAGCACGCCCGCGCGCTATGAAGTTCCCCGCGCGGAAAAACAGCTGCGCGGCGTTCTGGTGGAAGCTACCTGCCGTGAGTGTGCCGGGTAA
- the anfK gene encoding Fe-only nitrogenase subunit beta has protein sequence MSCEIMEKERSGVINPIFTCQPCGAQYVSIGVKDCIGIVHGGQGCVMFVRLLFAQHFKDNFEVASSSVHEDGAVFGATNRVEEAVDVLLMRYPDVKVVPIISTCSTEIIGDDIDGVVTKLNNGLLKEKYADREVHLIAIHTPSFVGSMISGYDIALKDFVVHFAEKGEPNGKLNLLTGWVNPGDVKELKHLLSLMDVDATVLLEIESFDSPLLPDGTGKSHGSTTIDDLKGTANAVGTIALAPYETGRAAKYLEKEFDLPTIIGPTPIGIRNTDVFLKNVQKLTGKPITQALVHERGIAMDALADLTHMFLADKKVAIYGNPDLVIGLAQFCLDLEMKPVLLLLGDDNSRYAEDPRLKEMTDNVDFDMQIVTNADLWDLDGRLKRGEVELDLILGHSKGRWAAIDNNVPMLRVGFPTYDRAGLYRYPVMGYAGATWLAENMANTLFTDMEYKKNKEWILNVW, from the coding sequence ATGTCTTGCGAAATAATGGAAAAAGAACGATCCGGGGTCATCAACCCCATTTTCACCTGTCAGCCCTGTGGCGCGCAGTATGTCAGCATCGGCGTCAAGGATTGCATCGGTATCGTCCACGGCGGGCAGGGTTGCGTCATGTTTGTACGCCTGCTGTTTGCCCAGCATTTCAAGGACAATTTTGAAGTTGCGTCCTCTTCCGTGCATGAAGACGGCGCGGTCTTCGGCGCCACCAACCGGGTGGAAGAAGCCGTGGACGTGCTGCTCATGCGCTACCCGGACGTCAAGGTCGTACCCATCATCTCCACCTGTTCCACAGAAATCATTGGTGACGACATCGATGGTGTGGTGACCAAGCTTAACAACGGCCTGCTCAAAGAAAAATATGCAGACCGTGAAGTGCATCTCATCGCAATACATACGCCAAGCTTCGTGGGCAGCATGATCAGCGGCTATGACATCGCACTGAAGGATTTTGTGGTCCACTTTGCCGAAAAAGGCGAACCCAACGGCAAACTCAACCTCCTTACCGGCTGGGTAAACCCCGGCGACGTCAAGGAGCTCAAGCACCTGCTCAGTCTGATGGATGTGGACGCCACAGTGCTTCTGGAAATCGAAAGTTTCGATTCGCCCCTGTTGCCAGACGGCACAGGCAAATCCCACGGCAGCACCACCATTGATGATCTCAAGGGAACCGCCAATGCCGTGGGAACCATTGCCCTTGCCCCGTATGAAACAGGCAGGGCGGCAAAATATCTTGAAAAAGAATTCGACCTGCCCACCATTATCGGGCCGACGCCCATCGGCATCCGCAATACGGACGTTTTTTTGAAAAACGTGCAGAAACTCACGGGCAAACCCATCACGCAGGCGCTGGTACACGAACGCGGCATTGCTATGGACGCCCTTGCAGACCTTACCCATATGTTTCTGGCTGACAAAAAGGTCGCCATCTATGGCAACCCTGATCTGGTCATAGGTCTGGCCCAGTTCTGCCTTGATCTGGAAATGAAGCCCGTGCTGCTCTTGCTTGGCGACGACAACTCCCGTTATGCCGAAGACCCGCGCCTGAAAGAAATGACAGACAATGTGGACTTCGACATGCAGATCGTCACCAACGCCGACCTCTGGGATCTGGACGGCCGCCTGAAGCGCGGCGAAGTGGAACTGGATCTCATACTGGGCCACTCCAAGGGACGCTGGGCAGCCATTGACAACAACGTGCCCATGCTGCGCGTGGGCTTTCCCACCTATGACCGCGCGGGCCTCTACCGCTACCCGGTTATGGGTTACGCCGGAGCCACCTGGCTTGCAGAAAATATGGCCAACACCCTGTTTACCGATATGGAGTACAAAAAGAACAAGGAATGGATACTGAACGTCTGGTAG
- the anfG gene encoding Fe-only nitrogenase subunit delta: MGAEKKDHYVEKVVDYIMRKCLWQFHSRAWDRERQNEGIMTQTTQILCGEQPDVQTAENRCYWVDAVMMARGLTVENPELADMNRDDIRLFMADAKKRLDFLTIHGSLNQELTDPKY, from the coding sequence ATGGGAGCCGAAAAAAAAGATCATTACGTGGAAAAAGTCGTCGACTACATCATGCGCAAGTGCCTGTGGCAGTTCCACTCACGAGCCTGGGACAGGGAACGGCAAAACGAGGGCATCATGACCCAGACCACGCAGATACTCTGCGGCGAGCAGCCCGACGTGCAAACAGCCGAGAACCGCTGCTACTGGGTTGACGCCGTCATGATGGCACGGGGCCTGACCGTGGAAAACCCCGAACTGGCAGACATGAACAGGGACGATATCCGCCTGTTCATGGCTGATGCCAAAAAACGACTGGATTTTCTGACCATTCACGGGTCGCTGAACCAGGAACTGACCGACCCCAAGTACTGA
- the anfD gene encoding nitrogenase iron-iron protein, alpha chain yields MPYHLFKCSECIPERKMHAVVKGENDDLSTCLPLGYLNTIPGTISERGCAFCGAKHVIGTPMKDVIHLCHGPVGCTYDTWQTKRYISDDGNFQLKYTFASDMKEKHVVFGAEDQLRNSIVEAFKAFPHIKRMTIYQTCASALIGDDINALAQEIMEEMPDVDIFVCNSPGFAGPSQSGGHHKINIAWINQKVGTYEPEITSRYVINYVGDYNIQGDVEVMCDYFRRMGIQVLSVFTGNGRYDDLRGMHKAQLNVLECARSAEYICNELRTRYGIPRLDIDGFGFEMLSESLLKIGLFFGIEKEAQAIIDEETARWKPELDWYAKRLKGIKVCLWPGGSKLWHWAHVIEKEMGLDVVSIYSKFGHQGDFEKGIARAKPGTLAIDDPNELEGLEAMEQWKPDIIFTGVRPGEVAKKIRVPYLNAHAYHNGPWKGFEGWVRFARDIYNAVYSPIHQLSGIDISKDDFPLDRGFMTQRLISGPDIKDENGERQYTGKYDCVTQLRSKEYPPYPEPLSQAV; encoded by the coding sequence ATGCCATACCATCTATTCAAATGCAGTGAATGCATCCCTGAGCGCAAGATGCACGCAGTGGTCAAGGGCGAGAACGACGACCTTTCTACCTGCCTGCCCCTGGGCTACCTGAACACCATACCCGGCACCATTTCCGAACGCGGATGCGCCTTCTGCGGGGCCAAGCACGTCATTGGCACGCCAATGAAGGACGTCATCCACCTCTGCCACGGCCCCGTGGGCTGCACCTACGACACATGGCAGACCAAACGGTACATCAGCGACGACGGCAACTTTCAGCTCAAATATACGTTCGCCTCGGACATGAAGGAAAAGCACGTGGTCTTCGGCGCTGAAGATCAGTTGCGCAACAGTATTGTCGAGGCATTCAAGGCATTTCCGCACATCAAGCGCATGACCATCTATCAGACCTGCGCCTCGGCTCTTATCGGCGACGATATCAACGCCCTTGCCCAGGAAATTATGGAAGAAATGCCCGATGTGGACATCTTTGTGTGCAACTCTCCCGGCTTCGCTGGCCCCAGCCAGTCCGGCGGGCACCACAAGATCAACATCGCCTGGATCAACCAGAAAGTCGGTACCTATGAGCCGGAAATCACCAGCCGCTACGTCATCAACTATGTGGGCGACTACAACATCCAGGGCGACGTGGAAGTTATGTGCGACTACTTCCGCCGCATGGGTATTCAGGTACTTTCGGTCTTCACGGGCAACGGCCGTTACGACGACCTGCGCGGCATGCACAAGGCCCAGCTCAACGTGCTGGAGTGTGCCCGCTCGGCTGAATACATCTGTAACGAACTGCGGACCCGCTATGGTATCCCCCGATTGGATATCGACGGTTTCGGGTTCGAGATGCTCAGCGAATCGCTGCTCAAGATCGGCCTTTTCTTCGGGATTGAAAAAGAAGCCCAGGCCATCATTGACGAAGAAACAGCCCGCTGGAAACCCGAGCTGGATTGGTACGCCAAGCGCCTCAAGGGCATCAAGGTTTGCCTGTGGCCCGGCGGTTCCAAACTGTGGCACTGGGCGCACGTCATAGAAAAAGAAATGGGCCTGGACGTTGTTTCCATCTACTCCAAGTTCGGCCACCAGGGCGACTTCGAAAAGGGCATTGCCCGCGCCAAGCCGGGAACCCTCGCCATTGACGACCCCAATGAACTGGAAGGGCTGGAGGCAATGGAACAGTGGAAGCCGGACATCATTTTCACCGGCGTCCGTCCTGGCGAGGTCGCCAAGAAAATCCGCGTGCCTTACCTGAACGCCCACGCCTACCACAACGGCCCGTGGAAGGGATTTGAAGGATGGGTGCGCTTTGCCCGCGACATATACAATGCCGTGTATTCGCCCATTCACCAGCTGTCCGGCATTGATATCAGCAAGGACGACTTTCCTCTGGACCGCGGATTCATGACCCAGCGCCTCATCTCCGGCCCGGATATCAAGGACGAAAACGGCGAACGCCAGTATACGGGCAAGTACGACTGTGTGACCCAGTTGCGCAGCAAGGAATACCCGCCCTACCCCGAACCTCTTTCACAGGCTGTGTAG
- a CDS encoding P-II family nitrogen regulator, with protein MKEIIAIIRPNKVTATKRALDRLGFPSMSVVAVFGRGKQKGIANEVAVEISPIVRGLGSFKGMPYVPKRLLSIVVPVEMLSKVVNTIIKINQTGDIGDGKVIVCPVEDALRVRTGETGQAAIL; from the coding sequence ATGAAAGAGATAATCGCCATCATACGGCCTAACAAGGTCACTGCCACAAAGCGGGCTCTGGACCGCCTGGGCTTTCCAAGCATGAGCGTCGTAGCCGTTTTCGGGCGCGGCAAGCAAAAGGGAATCGCCAACGAGGTCGCAGTGGAAATCAGCCCCATAGTGCGCGGGCTGGGCAGCTTCAAAGGCATGCCCTATGTGCCGAAAAGACTGCTCTCCATTGTGGTTCCCGTGGAAATGCTCAGCAAGGTCGTAAACACCATTATCAAGATAAACCAGACTGGGGACATCGGCGACGGCAAGGTCATCGTCTGCCCTGTGGAAGACGCCCTGCGGGTTCGCACAGGCGAAACGGGACAAGCCGCCATCCTGTAA
- a CDS encoding P-II family nitrogen regulator, with protein sequence MKMVRAVLRPENTELVVDALAAAGFVALTKVQAFGRGKQKGIDSGNVHYDELPKNLLMLVVEDEHVPQVLEIVQQHAKTGNFGDGKVFVSPVETVFTIRTGQEGV encoded by the coding sequence ATGAAAATGGTACGAGCTGTCCTTCGACCTGAAAATACGGAACTTGTGGTGGATGCCCTTGCCGCTGCGGGCTTTGTGGCCCTGACCAAGGTTCAGGCATTCGGGCGCGGCAAACAGAAAGGCATCGACAGCGGCAATGTGCACTACGATGAGTTGCCCAAGAATCTGCTCATGCTCGTTGTAGAGGACGAACACGTCCCACAGGTGCTTGAGATCGTGCAGCAGCACGCCAAAACAGGCAACTTTGGTGACGGCAAGGTTTTTGTCTCCCCTGTTGAAACGGTCTTCACCATCCGCACCGGCCAGGAAGGCGTTTAG
- the nifH gene encoding nitrogenase iron protein — protein MPRKIAIYGKGGIGKSTTTQNTAAAMAHFHDKKIFIHGCDPKADSTRLILGGKPQETLMDTLRALGAEKVTLDKVVKKGFKDILCVESGGPEPGVGCAGRGVITAIDLMENQGAYTDDLDFVFFDVLGDVVCGGFAMPIRDGKAQEVYIVASGEMMAIYAANNICKGLLKYAKQSGVRLGGIICNSRNVDKEQEFLEEFTASIGTQMIHFVPRDNIVQKAEFNKKTVTEFDDTTNQAQEYSMLGEKIINNKNFVIPQPLTMDQLEAMVVKYGITD, from the coding sequence ATGCCTCGCAAGATCGCTATCTACGGTAAGGGCGGCATCGGCAAGTCCACCACCACCCAGAACACCGCAGCCGCTATGGCCCATTTTCACGACAAAAAAATCTTCATCCACGGCTGCGATCCCAAGGCCGACTCCACCCGACTCATTCTTGGCGGCAAGCCGCAGGAAACGCTTATGGACACCCTGCGAGCCCTGGGCGCCGAAAAGGTCACCCTGGACAAGGTTGTGAAGAAGGGCTTCAAGGACATCCTTTGCGTGGAATCCGGCGGCCCCGAACCCGGCGTTGGCTGTGCGGGACGCGGCGTTATCACGGCAATTGACCTTATGGAAAACCAGGGGGCCTACACGGACGATCTGGATTTCGTGTTCTTCGACGTTCTGGGTGACGTTGTCTGCGGTGGCTTCGCCATGCCCATCCGCGACGGCAAGGCTCAGGAGGTCTATATCGTGGCTTCAGGCGAAATGATGGCCATCTACGCCGCCAACAACATCTGCAAGGGGCTTCTCAAGTATGCCAAGCAGAGCGGCGTGCGCCTTGGCGGCATCATCTGCAACAGCAGAAACGTGGACAAGGAACAGGAGTTTCTTGAAGAGTTCACCGCATCTATCGGCACGCAGATGATCCATTTCGTCCCCCGCGACAACATTGTACAGAAGGCGGAATTCAACAAGAAAACCGTCACGGAATTCGACGACACTACTAACCAGGCTCAAGAATACAGCATGCTGGGCGAAAAAATCATCAACAATAAAAACTTTGTCATCCCGCAGCCCCTGACTATGGACCAGCTTGAAGCAATGGTCGTGAAGTACGGCATCACCGACTAG
- a CDS encoding Fe-only nitrogenase accessory AnfO family protein, with the protein MTTLLDGGRIAVFMNGAGELAAPPTASVVSVYARSEEGWQPESEIAFVLSGLESLGVLREKIDNLVQTLGACRILLGTDDNGALYGMLDAMGFNICIMDRFDALALEAVRGSVLNALRSPAAPSSRPAASTPREIAPGRFFLDMVEAKEADPLFTSREAILVFFEKKPFIQLQVRCDHPPRWLDSFALLTGLEARKEILESGLTLLTINHPEGRDHATLTGQKWFDAGGCSCG; encoded by the coding sequence ATGACAACGTTGCTCGATGGAGGCAGGATTGCGGTGTTCATGAACGGAGCCGGAGAACTTGCAGCTCCTCCCACTGCCAGTGTTGTGTCAGTTTACGCCAGGAGCGAGGAGGGGTGGCAGCCAGAGAGCGAAATAGCTTTTGTCCTGTCCGGTCTGGAAAGCCTTGGTGTTTTGCGCGAAAAGATCGACAATCTGGTCCAAACTCTGGGAGCTTGCCGCATACTGCTAGGCACGGACGACAATGGAGCTTTGTATGGCATGCTGGACGCTATGGGCTTCAATATCTGCATTATGGACCGATTTGACGCCCTGGCTCTTGAGGCTGTGCGCGGCAGCGTTCTGAATGCCTTGCGCAGTCCTGCCGCTCCTTCGTCGCGCCCTGCTGCCAGCACGCCACGCGAGATAGCGCCAGGTCGGTTTTTCCTCGATATGGTGGAGGCCAAAGAGGCTGACCCCTTGTTCACCTCACGGGAAGCTATCCTGGTATTCTTTGAAAAAAAGCCATTTATCCAGTTACAGGTACGGTGCGATCATCCGCCACGCTGGCTGGATAGCTTTGCGCTGCTGACAGGGCTTGAGGCCAGAAAGGAAATTCTGGAGTCTGGCCTCACCCTGCTTACAATAAACCATCCGGAAGGGCGTGATCACGCCACGCTCACTGGGCAAAAATGGTTTGACGCGGGGGGCTGTTCTTGTGGATAA
- a CDS encoding glutamine amidotransferase — protein MKHCVAVRHVAFEHLGVFEQPLKEAGYDVTYVQAGVAPLTVDLWDNADLAVVLGGPIGVGEEDIYPFLLEERAMVAERLASGRPLLGICLGAQLMAAALGARVYAGSSKEIGWGRVDVSPAGLNGPLAELAGAPVLHWHGDTFDIPTGCELLASTRLTPHQAFSRGRGQLALQFHAEMDASLMETWLIGHCCELAVTKNDPRAIRADAVRLGDAARMAGQKFMRRWLAEELA, from the coding sequence ATGAAACACTGCGTCGCCGTGCGGCATGTGGCTTTTGAACACCTGGGCGTTTTTGAGCAACCTCTGAAAGAAGCCGGGTATGACGTAACCTACGTGCAGGCGGGGGTTGCGCCTTTGACAGTCGACCTGTGGGATAATGCTGATCTGGCTGTGGTTTTGGGTGGCCCTATAGGTGTGGGCGAAGAAGACATATACCCCTTTTTGCTCGAAGAAAGGGCAATGGTGGCGGAGCGGCTGGCTTCTGGCAGACCCTTGCTGGGTATTTGCCTCGGGGCACAGCTTATGGCCGCCGCCCTTGGAGCACGCGTGTACGCCGGGTCAAGCAAGGAAATAGGATGGGGACGGGTGGATGTGAGCCCTGCGGGGTTGAATGGCCCTCTGGCGGAACTTGCAGGCGCGCCCGTTCTTCACTGGCACGGGGATACCTTTGATATACCAACCGGATGCGAGCTGCTGGCATCAACGCGGCTGACGCCACATCAGGCTTTTTCCCGCGGGCGCGGGCAGCTTGCACTGCAGTTTCATGCGGAAATGGACGCCAGCCTTATGGAAACATGGCTTATAGGGCATTGCTGTGAACTGGCCGTGACGAAGAATGATCCTCGCGCCATACGGGCAGACGCGGTTCGCCTTGGCGACGCCGCGCGAATGGCAGGGCAGAAGTTCATGCGGCGCTGGTTGGCAGAAGAGCTCGCGTGA
- a CDS encoding type I restriction endonuclease encodes MELSQILALADRVKSAIPECLNEANTKTSLVLPFLQSMGYDVFDHNEVAQEYTAEWGTKKGEKVDIAILRDGKPSILIECKPMGDPLDTGRCSQLFRYFSTQPARIGILTNGQRYLFFSDLEKENVMDGKPFMELDLLNFNERVLPELQKLTKSTWDLDSALSAAEALKYTRAVKLLVAEDVAEPSDEIVRHYAAQCYDGKLMARVIEMFRPIVKRAFAEHVSDQITKRLESVRIAAEVPAQSVPQPEEISCECENEEVIVTHNTEEWALIIVRTLLRGVVDPARVVMRDQKTYCGILLDDNNRKPICRLFNFGHFEPGMENIGRNAHIIIMTKSNSEGERFDLHFVDDIHPLGEKLIEAVKRHEAINEGE; translated from the coding sequence ATGGAACTCTCGCAAATTCTTGCTTTGGCAGACCGCGTCAAATCCGCAATCCCCGAATGTCTTAATGAGGCTAACACTAAAACTTCTCTTGTTCTGCCTTTTTTGCAGTCAATGGGCTATGATGTTTTTGACCATAACGAAGTGGCTCAAGAATACACGGCAGAATGGGGCACAAAAAAGGGCGAAAAGGTAGACATTGCTATCTTGCGTGATGGTAAGCCTTCAATTTTAATTGAATGCAAACCTATGGGCGATCCATTAGATACGGGTAGGTGTTCACAACTTTTTCGTTATTTTTCAACGCAGCCCGCGCGTATTGGCATCCTGACCAACGGGCAGCGTTATCTTTTTTTTAGTGATCTTGAAAAAGAAAATGTCATGGACGGCAAACCGTTCATGGAGCTGGATCTGCTGAACTTTAATGAACGTGTACTGCCTGAACTTCAAAAGCTCACCAAAAGCACGTGGGATTTGGATTCAGCACTTTCTGCTGCCGAAGCTCTGAAATATACCCGCGCTGTTAAGCTTCTTGTCGCTGAGGATGTTGCCGAACCGTCAGACGAAATTGTGCGTCACTATGCTGCGCAGTGCTATGATGGCAAGTTGATGGCCCGTGTGATCGAAATGTTCCGGCCCATCGTCAAGCGAGCCTTTGCCGAACACGTTTCTGACCAGATCACGAAACGTCTTGAGTCCGTTCGTATTGCTGCAGAAGTTCCCGCACAATCTGTGCCGCAACCAGAAGAAATTTCATGCGAATGCGAAAATGAAGAAGTTATTGTCACTCACAATACAGAAGAATGGGCGCTTATAATCGTGCGCACGTTGCTTCGTGGTGTGGTTGACCCGGCCCGTGTTGTGATGCGCGACCAAAAAACATATTGCGGCATACTGCTTGATGACAACAATCGAAAGCCGATCTGCCGTCTGTTCAACTTTGGTCACTTTGAGCCAGGAATGGAAAATATAGGCCGTAATGCTCACATCATTATCATGACTAAGAGCAATAGCGAAGGTGAGCGCTTTGACCTGCATTTTGTAGATGACATCCACCCATTGGGTGAGAAGCTGATTGAGGCTGTAAAGCGGCATGAAGCTATAAATGAAGGGGAATAG
- a CDS encoding DUF2846 domain-containing protein: MRRILLSTTLVLLFILSFGCAKMPVRGDYIEEKAPPQISVEEHTATIVFFREWAFTGGGITYFVTEDTKNIGLLKAGSYFIYKALPGKHTYSAETEARSSVTLDVQSGQIYYVEGGIGMGFWAGRPQLIEVTKPVFDKIKPELKYIRLATPEEAAHFKDKEQQRDSGAGL; encoded by the coding sequence GTGCGACGAATTCTACTCTCTACCACTTTGGTGCTTCTTTTTATTTTGTCATTTGGTTGTGCAAAAATGCCTGTGCGTGGTGACTACATTGAGGAAAAAGCTCCCCCGCAAATATCGGTTGAAGAGCATACAGCCACCATCGTTTTCTTTCGTGAATGGGCCTTCACTGGCGGCGGCATAACCTACTTCGTTACTGAAGATACAAAAAATATAGGGCTTCTCAAAGCTGGTTCTTATTTTATTTACAAGGCATTGCCTGGAAAGCATACATATTCGGCAGAAACAGAGGCCAGGTCGTCCGTAACTCTCGACGTTCAATCAGGGCAAATTTATTATGTTGAAGGTGGTATTGGTATGGGTTTTTGGGCAGGGCGCCCTCAACTCATAGAGGTAACAAAACCAGTGTTTGATAAGATTAAGCCAGAGCTAAAATATATACGCCTTGCGACACCAGAAGAAGCAGCACATTTTAAAGATAAAGAGCAACAGCGCGATTCAGGCGCAGGACTGTGA